The Triticum urartu cultivar G1812 chromosome 5, Tu2.1, whole genome shotgun sequence genome contains the following window.
GGATCTGAGAGTCGTTTATGAGGTACCGGGTAATGTCGTCTATGGCCAGTTTACCTGATGTGCCAGCACCACCATCAGCTGCGGGTAGGTTCCCTGAATACATATGTCTGTAGATGTGGTGCCCAATGTGGTTTGCTATCTCACTCTTGGACATGGAGCGCCGGATCCCTGGCAACTTAAAACCGTTCCAACTAAGGATGTTTGTATGTGGTTCACCCACACTGGAACCATCGTCTTGTTTAATCACTTGACTGTCAGCAACTGGAATGGAAAAAAAAAAGATGATGAGCAAAGTCATTCACAGTTACATGTTACAAAGATCCTAGTTGTAATTTgtgaaaaaaaaacagaaaacaaattCAAATAATTATTCTGAACAGTGACTATGATTCAGTAGCATAGCATGACCTAAGACATCATCAATGAAAAATGTTACGTATTATAATAATTATGTTCACCTGAATTAGAGAAACCTTGAGGCAAGCCATCTGATGTTCCAGCTTCCTGTCTCTCTTCAGCATCTATCCTACCGGATGCAGAATGATGCTGTAATAGTTCCCTAAATCTTTGGGGGGTTAACTGATCGTCATCATCTTTATTATGCACAAAATTTTGGCACTTCACATCATCTGGATCTTCAAATATGGAAGATCTTGATTCAAAATACGGATTCTCCAACGTGATCTCATTTTGCTGGCTTAGCGAGCATAGACGTGGGTCACAGTGAACAAGCTTCTCCACATGCTTATTCATCATTCCGGGCGCACACTGAAGAAAGTGCCTCCTGAAAATAAAGGATTTTCGGAAGTTCAGGCACCAGTGTAACTTCGTGTATTGAGAACCTACTTGATTGTGATGTAGGCTTGAATCTGTCTTTCACAATGGTTTCTCGAGAAACGGCACTAAATCCACTATGCCATGTCTTTCACAATATTTGAATGTGAAGTTCACAGCATATGCTTTTTTTCTCTCCACATGAAAATGTGTCTCATTTGTATTAGAAGGGGCCAAAATGACGCAAAGTACAACCAGGAAAATGAAGAAAACCACAGAAGGACCAAGAAACCAGGCTACAAAAGCTAGGAAGAAACTAGCGAAAGCCTAATTAGCCCATCTAATAGAACAGAGCAAGCAAAAACAACAATAGAAGTTCACTGCATATATTCTAAGATTTAATAAACATCTGCCACCATACATGAACATGTACCTGTGCATGCTTGCCTGTCCAGCAGTAAAATCAGAAGTTGCCTGCCACAAAGTGTGCTTCCTTGGCTGCGGATTCGTTTCTCTGAAGAAAAGTGGTTGCCTAGACAACTGgaaaaaacaagaaaaagaaaattaGCAACAGAAAGAATATGTAACAACGGCCCCAAAAAGGCGAAAATGGACAGGAATATTACTGAACTAGATCTTTAGCGTCCTATTAATATAATATGATGATGTGATCCATAATAAATAATTAACTTTGCAGTAATTTGCATTACTGACTCCATGTATATACAAGTGCTTACCGCGATTTCCAGGGTGCCAGGTTCCGTTTCTGGACAAACCACCTTAAGTGCACAGATATCAGACCACTGTATCTCAATTTTACTCTTGAGACCACCATCCAGTACTTCCCACACGAGTTTGTGTTTTGCAAAATAGCATTTCACAACCAGATCACCTTCGTACCTTGATACCCACTGTTTATATACGAAGTATAAAGCTTAACATAAATGAATCAGTTGAAACACAGATAAGAAAACAAACAAATGAACAAACGACACTAACTAAATAGGTATAGTCAATGTGCATAGGTCTCTAGAACTACATATTGCCCCCTGTGTGCTTTGCAATATAGCAAGCTCATTTCATAACATCTTGTGCTATGGGATATCAATCTATAAATAAACTAATGTCACGGAGATTAGGCTTCAAGCCCGAAATTCGCTTCCATTGCCACCATGGCAGGCCAGAAACTAAAGGTACCAAGCTCTCATCATGAGATCACTATGATTATGAGCTAAAAAGGATTAGGCGTGGCATTCATGTAGAACAGATTGTCTGATCTTCAGAAGTAACACCGGCTAACTGTAATAATAGTATTAATACTAAACACAGTTAGAGACAATGGAATGGATCAACTTGAATCTCAACAATGCAAGCAACAAGAGATTATTATCAAAGAGACGTGTATGCATTTATATTCAGTTAATACTGAAGGACGGTATTCAACATGGAATTGTTGTCATGACCAGAGGATGTAAGTTACACCCAGTCAATTATGTCAATTTCTACTAAAAACAAGTATCATCGGGGGACCATGAATGACACAACAGGGCAATGTGGCAGCATGAATGAGCACATGACAAAGCTACTAACCTCCCAAGATCCGATTCTGAGAATAGAACCAGGGAAGTTGGAGGCTTTTAATTTCTCCGAGGCACTAGCAGTGCCACCATGCCGGGCGTCTTTGGCCTTGCCAGCCTGCACAAGCTTCATTTGGATCAAATCCACGAGAGAGGGGCTCTTCTTAAGCCGCAAGCCAAGTGGACTAGGCTCCTCAAGGAAATCATGTTGCGATGACTGCTGATTGGACACACTAGCACCGCCTGTGCTCCATTGCTGCATGACACAACCCCAAAACGCAACAAGCATAGGATTAAATAAGCACCGTGAAAGAAGATTTTATCAGTATTATCAATCAGGATAATATTTGCATTCCAAATCCGTGATGAAAACTGGAAAACAGTGACTGTACAGAGAGCACGTCCGTTTGCTTTTGTGAAATGAAAGAGGTAGAATCTTAGAGGATTAATTAAGAATTAGCATCAGAGGGGATTAACATGTAAGTGCGGACAGCTCGGATTGTTGGCGAATCAGTACTCGAGAGTACAATTCCAGAAGTCCATATTGTCCATTTCTAAAACCAAAGAATGGAACGGATATAGTATGTTAGTAGTAATAATATCTTCAGAGCAAAAAAGATTCCAGCGACTTGACTGCGCAAgatcttttttctttttcattcATACGTGCCAGTGCCATATCTATCATCGACAACTTGCATACCTTCTACAAAAAGTTTTTCACGCTGGTGTAGCAATTTACTACTACCTATGTAACTAAATATAAAATGTATCGAGTCATGTACTGCGGGGTAGATGTCCTCCATGTTGTGAGGACTTATTGTCTCTCAATTGTAACCCTATGACATAGGAATAAAACAAACTCCCGTATGTTTTTTCGCAAAAAGATAAACAATAAAATAAAATGTTTTTGAACTGCAAAAACGTCTTGTATTTAGTTTTTTTTCGAGAAAAAAATAGTTACCGAGGTAGTAATTTCAGAATGTTAATCAATTAACACAGACAACGAGAAACGCACTAACACGTCAGGAGAATCACTCCAATTGCCCAAAAACCTTGGTATCGACTCAATAAAACGAAGATTATTTTTCGTTGGATTTGAACTCAAGCGAAAATCGATCGGCAGTAACACTTTCTAGATTACTTCAGTACCCTTCGCTCGGCCTCCTCCCAAGAGAGGGAAAAGGGGACGAAAACCCAGAAATTTTCGAATCTCCTTCGGGCCCGCGCCCACCACATGAAACGATCAGTCCGGATATCACGATGCAAAAACAAACAGTCAAGCAAAATCATATCGGAACGTTCGCGCCTGTTTTGCAAGGAACGAAGCAAAGACGAGGACGGGAAAGCCACCTGCGGCGGCTGCTGCTGGTGCGCGAGGCGGGACCTCTTATGGAACGGCGACGCCTCAGCCCCGGCAGCCCCCGCGGCGTCgccgtcgtcgtccaccgcctcctCCTTCACCCCCCGCCGCAGCTTCCCCATGTGCGGCAGGTGAACCATCCTCTGCGGTTCGAGCCGAAGGTGAGGGAGGACACCGTTGAGGCGGTTGTTGTACGGAGGAGGAGAGCTGTTTGAACAAGCAAGCGAGGACGGATGGGAGGTGGAGGAGGGAAATAAATATCTCGGCGGGggcgggggaggaggaggaagcaggATTAGATCTCCTCTGTTTGTTTTTGCTCGGAGCACGTGCCAACTGGATCCGGATGAGAGGCCACCGTGGCGCGCCAGAGGAGTTCTCGTATCTACCCCTGATGCGCGGTGGTCGGGCGGGGGCAGAATCGTCAGGGGGGACGGTCGGCAGGCGTGCCCTGCCCACGGCAGCGGTGCGGTGGGCTTCCCCTTCCCCGGCGGCCAGCGGCGGCACCTGGGTCACGCCCCGGACGGTCGACACGCGTCCACGGTGCGGGAGGGGGAAAGGGAGAAGCGGCGGGGGGCGTGACGTGGTTGGTGCGCGTGTGACCTGGACACGCCGGCCCGTCCCCGTCCAGTCCACTGTGCCGACGCTATCCGTTCGCATCAACATCGGCCTTTGTCCTTCTCTGTGCTTGTGGATAAGATCGTGGCTGGCCGGCGAGCACTCACAGCGCAGAACCAAAGTGACAAAATTATTGTAGGGGAGGAACAAGACTTGGACTTTGGAATTGGATGGACCTAGACAGAGCCTGCTCCTGGCCTCTCACTTTAGAAAAATGATTATAAAATACATATGCTAAACAAAATCAAAATacatatggactttggatttgtGTGATTTAAATAACCTATTTAAAATCAACATAGAGATCACAAATAATATatttttaacacagtacagacgcaagtGCTCATATATATACATGCATACACTCACTGATATGAATGCACGCGCACACTACCCCTATGAGTATCTCCAAGAGACTGCGccgacatatcatcttgaaaATTTACAAAGTCGTTGTAGACGTCTCGTAGTTGATGGAAACATCTCCTCCCACTAAAAATGCATAgtcggaaatcctgaaataaatacAGAATAAATGCAAGCACCAGGACTTAACCCTGGTGGCACCGACAGAGCTACATGTATTCCTGAAGGGGCCATGGCCCCCCAACATTGACAATATGtctaaagaaaaataaaatgaaagTGCTTAATTAGAAAAAGTAGTCTTTGCCCCCCTCAAGATTGTTGTATTTGCCTTTCGCCCCTCCAGCATTTTCTCCCTAGCTCCGCCACTGCCTGGTGGACTAGGGATATTACTGTCCTCCTAACCATTCACTCACAAGTTGGTTCGCAAGATCACAAAAAAAATGAAAGGTCAATTGAAACGTTATTAAATTATTAGGAAAGTGGTTCAAAATAGAATACCTTCTAAAAAATTAACCATAATTCTGGATTTCGTATTTTCTAAAAACAATGGAACATGGTTCCAGAAAAATGTAAAATGATGATAATATATATGGCTTACATGTAAGTTTCATCTCATTCAGAAAACCTTTTAAGTCAATAGGACCATTATTTGTCAAGTTTTAGTGTGCAAGAATACGGGACATCCATTAAAATATGGGACGTTGCAcactaagagcatctacaactgGACTTAATTTCGGCCCCACCTAAACATCAGCGGACACGCCCTGTCAGTGTCTGGACGTCTTTGATTTGAGCCTATATTTATCCGTGCAAGTAGTCATGCTCCTCATTTTCTTCCTTATATGCCCGGTCAATTGTATGTGATTGGTgtagatagagagagaaagaaaaaataaAGATAGAGAAAAGGTGATCCAGGTGGGCCACGTCCTTATAATAAAATTATCGACTGACCGGGGCGCGTCTGGATGCATCCGCGAGCCCTCATATCCTTCTCATATTTGGTGTTAATATAAGAATTTGCGCAAAGCTAGGACGTATAAAGATGATATGAGGGGTCTGGTTGGGTCATTTTTTCTTCTCTTTCATGTTCGGTACGTGTCCATAGACGTTTGAGGGGGATTTGAGGGACCGCGGTATATGttctaagagcatctctagcagatccTGCAAAAAGCTCGCCGGCCCTGAAATTTTTTGGCTGTTTTGCAGGATCTACGTTTTTTTTACCCAAACAGATCCGGTAAACAAAGTGTGACCTGTAAAAAATTTACAGGCAGCCGCATATGCTCTATACGTACGGAGAACGGCCGGGTTTTAGGGTTAGAAAACCCTATCCCCTCCGCCGCAATTCGCCTGCGCCGCCCTCCCCAACTCCGGTGACAAATCTTGCCACATCTCCTTCGTTTTTTCTTCTCCTCGATGGCCGGTGGTGCTGGCGGGCGTGCCGGGGGTGGTGGGTCGCCTCCGCGCAAGCTCCCACGGCATGACGCGGAGGCCGGCAGCTCCAGCCGGCCCGCCGTCGAGCCATGGCGCTCGAAGCAAGCGCGCGACCACGACCGGCTCTCCCGAAGCGGCGGGAGGAGTCCTTGGGCCGGCTTCCACGAGCTCCATGGACAACTCTTTCCGCATTTTCAAAGGTGTCGGGAGGCCGATGCGGAGCTTGTAGCCACGGAGAAGGCTTTGGCGGCTAGAGAAGAAGTTGTCGCCGACCGTCTCGTCGCCGCCAAGGAGGCCAACCTCGTCAACGTGCTCCACAAGTCCGGCGCCAAGTTCTACCTCGgcgtgtgacgcccggataatcaagctacagtaattccctgcTAATTATGTCGTGTCATCATTTTCACTATTTCTAAATCCCCCTTTGATTCAATccggttcaaattcaaattcaaatactAAATGCAACCCAAAGTTTCACAAACATGAAGACTAAATTGTTGATCATGTGACAAATTTTCACTTCTTAATATTGGTGGTGAGCCAACTTTTTATAAAGTGGCTTAGTGCtctaaaataaaagaaaacagagGCGATAAAATGAAGAAGGAAAAGACTATagcaaaagaaagaaaaaagcCCCCTGCACCCCTGGCCGTTCGGCCCAACTGGGCCACCATGCCACCTGGATGGCCCACCCCGCTCCCCCTAATCCCCACCCGACCGAAGCCCTAACTGCTACCCCCACTCCCCTTGATCCCCTTCCTCCGTCTGGATCAGGGCATCGAGACCGTCTACCCGTCGCCGACCCCCAACGCGACTGAAGCCCGAGCCGTCGCTCCGCCGAGGCCGCCGCCAGCCAGCGCCGAGCGTCGCCCCTCCCGGACTCCTTCCTCTCCATCCTGCGCTGCGCCCTTCTTCCCCGAGCTCCGCTCGCGCTCCATCCCGGGCCGCCCCGACCTCCCGCTGCACGTCATCGTCGTCGGGCTGCCCGCTTCCGGCCACCCCGCACCTCCCCGAGCTTGCCCTGCGCTCACTGTGAGCACCGGCTCCTTTTCCCCTCTGTTTTCGTAGCTGTTCCCATGCCgtatgttggaaatatgagcaatttaccaaatgattttattaacagaaatattagataaagcatgactaatatagccGTGATAAAGCAAGTCATGCAACCTGACGGAGAAAAAGTAAATAGCatttgcatatatgaacttgAACCGAACACATCTAGGACAGACACTAGATCATGTTGCATATATGGAGTAGAACCTAACACATGTAGGGCAAGTACTAGTACGCGAAACTGTGGCAGGACATCTGATAGAAAGAAGAACAACAtatacgggacagcagcagcagaagcactggacttggggtcgacATCCTCTCCAGCCATGTCGTTGCTGAGGTagtcgacgtcggggaagaagtcgtcgtcggggaagtagtcgtcggagcCCGTGATGAAGAAGCCAGTAGTCGCGtagagcgctccccaaaaaccttatcacccttctcacGTACATGACTCAAAAGGTGCAGtctcggaggcctactgtcccgatgtgcggtgcacgccgcaagccaggatgaggaagacagcagcagctcagagattggaaccgatggcgagaggaaggagaagttctggtgcgtctctctgAGAGGAGCGACCTTCCTTTTATAGGCacaagagaaggaggcgagaggctgCGTCGGAAGCTGAAGGGAATGCGGGAGATGAAACGAACAGACAGCAGCCGAAAGGTGCAGCGTTCGTATTCAATATCCAGTACAGCAAAAACTTTCCAGCTCCCcagtgacctttcgtatacccgtagtgcgtggcaaaaatttagatatcggctcggctcattcccgcaacccgcggcgcggcgcgtcgtgatgaggcgtggcgtggcgaggcgggcggcggaggaggagcgagcgtggatatccctcttgttctcatgctcgtacaagtggagaaagaacctcccttataaggaggtccaactcccactaaattagcaatgtgggactaaactttagtagtatcccttgccttgcacaaatgggctaagtgggcctctaggatttattaggaatttctgaaatagttattgggctgcccaaaatagactaaatttcagcaatcccccaccagatcccagaggcacacagaaatttgcctttgattccaaaacactgttttatataccggtactgtagtggagactgttaagttgaacttccacctagaactctatgctacgcTAGTAAGaaacttgaacagtggactgggccttgaactgcaagttttctacgaatctagcttcacataaagccttgaccgatacgtggctaccgtaggtcttccccgcgggtggagttTATGCGTCATACTCtgtgacctttcatgagtttactagagagagcCCTACTTCcatagattgcgacgtttgacaatcagactcatatagaTGTGTTCTTCAAAAGATATTCTGCGGGATAACATCTCTTCTTAAataagccacttagaacacattaagatatacatcaacttgccatgcagattaggagagtattgcattTTCATGGAGCGGTattgtgaatagtaaggatactctcctctcagttgaccaacagcttgtcttccacatctaattcacgggatctccgatcacaaagaataggttaccactgtgaacaactcatattgtgggtctcatacccatctctctcgatgcattatctatcacattacgtgatagacccttagtaaaaggatcagccagatttttagacgtttggatataatccaatgcataactccggagtttttcatttttctgacaaactttaaccttctctgaacgtgtcttcatgacttcatgttgtcctttgagctgctcactttcgtgatcactGTTTGATTGTCGTAGTTTATAAGGAcacccggtacaggtttctcaacaaccggcaagtcattcaagagccgatgaagccaatctgcttcgacCGTAGTTGTATCTAGtgttgtgagttctgcttccattgttgacctcgttaagatggtctgcttgcaagacttccaagaaacagcgccacctccatgagtgaatacataaccgctcATGGCCTTTATATCATtagcatctgagatccagtttgagtcactatacccttcaagcacctttgggtgctcggtgtagtgaattccataattcgcagtgcctttcaaataacgcaaaactctttctagagctttccaatgcacatctcctggttttgagacaaaccgactcagtttgctaacagcaaaagagatgtcaggtcttgtagcactggctaagtacataagcgagccaataatctgagaatacttTGATTGGTCTCTAGCAATTCTTTGATTCTTTCGAAGTAACACACTTGCATCAtaaggtgttggagagggcttgcagtcactatagccaaagcgactcaagatcttttccgcacagtgagattgaagcaatgtaatcccaccatcatcgtctctcaacaacttaatgttcagaatgacatcaaccactcctaaatccttcatctcaaaacagtgAGATAGGAAAttcttgacctccttaataacattcagatttgttccaaaaatcagtATGTCGtcaacatacaagcaaaggataactccctcgcccccaccatggcgatagtacacacatttgtcagcttcgtttacaacaaagcctgcggctgttaaagttctttcaaacttctcatgccactgtttaggttcttgcttgagtccatacaaagacttcagcaacttgcacacttttccttcctgaccatctagtacaaacccattTGGTTGTTCCATATAgatttcctcgtccaactctccatttaggaaagcaatcttaacatccatttgatgaacaagaagaccatgtgaggcagctagtgaaagtagaactcaaatagtggtcagtcgagccacaggtgagtaagtatcaaaaaagtcttcaccttccttttgggtatatcCCTTAGCCACGAGtcgagccttgtacttttcaatagtaccatcaggcctaagcttcttcttgaatacccatttgcatcctataggtttgcacccataaggacgatcagttatctcccaagtttcattcgcTAAGATAGAATCCATCTCACTACGAACCGCTTCCTTTccgtagtcagcatcttcagatgcataagtctctgaaatagaactgggagtgtcatctatgagatacacaagaaaatcatcaccaaaggactttgtagtcctctgtctcttgctcctagtaggaacttcattgttttcctccacaggactttcaaagtgttctATCGAAATGGCAGGTTTGGTAATTGTAACTagttcctgattcgatgaactaggcatctcctgattagatgaggtagccatatccttcatgggaaagatatcttcaaataaagtcgcatcattcgactccatgatcgtaccgacatgcatgtcaggtacctcagattttacaaccaagaatctatatccaatgctatgaaaagcatatcccaggaaaacacaatccacagtctttggtccaagctttcgcttctttggaattggaacattgactttcgccaaacaaccccatgttcgtagataagagagttttaaccttttcttctcccattcctcgaatggagttatctatttgttctttgtgggaactcggtttaggacatgacatgctgtcaatatcgcctcccccaccattccttggagagacccgatgtgtctaacatggcgttaaccaaatcagttagagtaaagttctttctttcggctaccccatttgactgaggtgaatagggaggcgtcctctcatggattataccatgttccgcacaaaaagcatcaaattcattgggaaaatactctccaccacggtcggacctaagcctcttgattttccgatcaagttggttttccacttcagctttatagatcttgaaaaagttcaaagcttcatccttagatttcagaagatacacacgacagtatctagtggagtcgtcaattaacgtcatgaaatatttctttccaccttttgtcaaaacGCCATTCATTTCACaaagatctgaatgtatgagttctagtggtgcaagatttctcgtttccgcagtcgtgtgagacttacgaggttgcttagcttgcacacacacttgacacttagatcccttgacagtggtgaaactagggattaagttcaactttgctagtcgcgacatgcaaccaaagttaacatgacaaagacatgaatgccacacattggattcactattgttgcaaatatgattaacaattttattgcaaacgtctgataaggataaacgaaacagacctcctgactcatagcctttaccaacaaaggttccatatttggatattacaaatttattcgactcaaagacaagcttgagtattctatagtctcacctaaatagcttggcgtaatcatggtcatagctgtttcctgtgtgaaattgttatccgctcacaattccacacgaCATCTTGCCGGAAGTAAAGTTTAGATCTGGGGTGCCAAGACCACaaacagaagcacttgaaccgttgcccatcagcacggttgaagtccctgcggtctgataagacaaaaacatggaaatatcaccgcatacatgcacattagcacccgtgtcaatcaaccaatcaggagaatgacatactaaaagaatagtgggaaatataccatacccagcattcttcatgtcagtgtctccaatgacaacNNNNNNNNNNNNNNNNNNNNNNNNNNNNNNNNNNNNNNNNNNNNNNNNNNNNNNNNNNNNNNNNNNNNNNNNNNNNNNNNNNNNNNNNNNNNNNNNNNNNNNNNNNNNNNNNNNNNNNNNNNNNNNNNNNNNNNNNNNNNNNNNNNNNNNNNNNNNNNNNNNNNNNNNNNNNNNNNNNNNNNNNNNNNNNNNNNNNNNNNNNNNNNNNNNNNNNNNNNNNNNNNNNNNNNNNNNNNNNNNNNNNNNNNNNNNNNNNNNNNNNNNNNNNNNNNNNNNNNNNNNNNNNNNNNNNNNNNNNNNNNNNNNNNNNNNNNNNNNNNNNNNNNNNNNNNNNNNNNNNNNNNNNNNNNNNNNNNNNNNNNNNNNNNNNNNNNNNNNNNNNNNNNNNNNNNNNNNNNNNNNNNNNNNNNNNNNNNNNNNNNNNNNNNNNNNNNNNNNNNNNNNNNNNNNNNNNNNNNNNNNNNNNNNNNNNNNNNNNNNNNNNNNNNNNNNNNNNNNNNNNNNNNNNNNNNNNNNNNNNNNNNNNNNNNNNNNNNNNNNNNNNNNNNNNNNNNNNNNNNNNNNNNNNNNNNNNNNNNNNNNNNNNNNNNNNNNNNNNNNNNNNNNNNNNNNNNNNNNNNNNNNNNNNNNNNNNNNNNNNNNNNNNNNNNNNNNNNNNNNNNNNNNNNNNNNNNNNNNNNNNNNNNNNNNNNNNNNNNNNNNNNNNNNNNNNNNNNNNNNNNNNNNNNNNNNNNNNNNNNNNNNNNNNNNNNNNNNNNNNNNNNNNNNNNNNNNNNNNNNNNNNNNNNNNNNNNNNNNNNNNNNNNNNNNNNNNNNNNNNNNNNNNNNNNNNNNNNNNNNNNNNNNNNNNNNNNNNNNNNNNNNNNNNNNNNNNNNNNNNNNNNNNNNNNNNNNNNNNNNNNNNNNNNNNNNNNNNNNNNNNNNNNNNNNNNNNNNNNNNNNNNNNNNNNNNNNNNNNNNNNNNNNNNNNNNNNNNNNNNNNNNNNNNNNNNNNNNNNNNctaggacaaggtgggttagagtttcaacatggcaattgggaggctgacaagcaaaaggtaggcatcgtagcattgg
Protein-coding sequences here:
- the LOC125508910 gene encoding uncharacterized protein LOC125508910 isoform X1, producing the protein MVHLPHMGKLRRGVKEEAVDDDGDAAGAAGAEASPFHKRSRLAHQQQPPQQWSTGGASVSNQQSSQHDFLEEPSPLGLRLKKSPSLVDLIQMKLVQAGKAKDARHGGTASASEKLKASNFPGSILRIGSWEWVSRYEGDLVVKCYFAKHKLVWEVLDGGLKSKIEIQWSDICALKVVCPETEPGTLEIALSRQPLFFRETNPQPRKHTLWQATSDFTAGQASMHRRHFLQCAPGMMNKHVEKLVHCDPRLCSLSQQNEITLENPYFESRSSIFEDPDDVKCQNFVHNKDDDDQLTPQRFRELLQHHSASGRIDAEERQEAGTSDGLPQGFSNSVADSQVIKQDDGSSVGEPHTNILSWNGFKLPGIRRSMSKSEIANHIGHHIYRHMYSGNLPAADGGAGTSGKLAIDDITRYLINDSQILDGGNDSTGKLAFDEMTRQLLNDSQITIAADERMLMSRVNSLCSLIQRDSGTGQVNSGVHSDNNEIYERKPQAYAPLVEGDGGNGSLPPRQEPFGDLLTHLPRISSFPHFL
- the LOC125508910 gene encoding uncharacterized protein LOC125508910 isoform X2, which translates into the protein MVHLPHMGKLRRGVKEEAVDDDGDAAGAAGAEASPFHKRSRLAHQQQPPQQWSTGGASVSNQQSSQHDFLEEPSPLGLRLKKSPSLVDLIQMKLVQAGKAKDARHGGTASASEKLKASNFPGSILRIGSWEWVSRYEGDLVVKCYFAKHKLVWEVLDGGLKSKIEIQWSDICALKVVCPETEPGTLEIALSRQPLFFRETNPQPRKHTLWQATSDFTAGQASMHRRHFLQCAPGMMNKHVEKLVHCDPRLCSLSQQNEITLENPYFESRSSIFEDPDDVKCQNFVHNKDDDDQLTPQRFRELLQHHSASGRIDAEERQEAGTSDGLPQGFSNSVADSQVIKQDDGSSVGEPHTNILSWNGFKLPGIRRSMSKSEIANHIGHHIYRHMYSGNLPAADGGAGTSGKLAIDDITRYLINDSQILDGGNDSTGKLAFDEMTRQLLNDSQITIAADERMLMSRVNSLCSLIQRDSGTGQETVAMAHCLQGKNHLGTCLRICRASHHFLISCEFGSEGNKMCSGACRLMNCCV